Proteins encoded by one window of Synechococcus sp. WH 7805:
- a CDS encoding ATP phosphoribosyltransferase regulatory subunit has translation MALQPASGVRDLNPQQVQRNHELRETLAEVFRLWGYEEVSPPRVERMDTLKAGGAIDSRDIVRLVADEPLGLRPEMTASIARAACTRFQDRQRPLRLWSHGTVFEGRQADEGGLCIEENLHCGVELFGASGDEAELELLTLLMASLKALRLPLNDPPRLLIGHTGLMQLLLRDVEPHLQQAFRGCLTRLDRLELQELLKGQPQHAHLLQWLDRRGSPVGVIKQLQDVFPEAPVLKQLSRLVAHLSPLAEETGVGLQLDPTFQPTYELYDGVVFQLVCRGVSSPVVVARGGRYDTVVQRLGAQGKDATGLGFSFCVDDLRDLPGAFSIQAGKPERILLCYAQNQSMEKALQVQAEWHRKGLSCQVDHHPCLTRVEAEARVERAGCNSLEWIGD, from the coding sequence ATGGCCCTTCAGCCTGCCTCTGGTGTCAGGGATCTGAACCCTCAGCAGGTTCAACGCAATCATGAATTGCGTGAAACTCTGGCAGAGGTATTCAGACTCTGGGGGTACGAGGAAGTCTCCCCACCGAGGGTTGAGCGCATGGATACGCTCAAGGCTGGAGGGGCCATCGACAGTCGGGACATTGTCCGTCTAGTCGCTGATGAGCCCCTGGGCTTAAGGCCGGAAATGACGGCATCCATTGCCAGAGCAGCGTGTACGCGATTCCAGGATCGTCAACGCCCCTTGCGACTCTGGAGTCACGGCACTGTGTTTGAAGGTCGTCAGGCTGACGAAGGCGGCCTCTGCATCGAAGAGAACCTGCATTGCGGCGTTGAGCTCTTCGGAGCCAGTGGTGATGAAGCAGAGCTGGAGCTTCTGACACTTCTGATGGCATCGTTAAAAGCCCTGAGACTTCCACTGAATGATCCGCCGAGACTTCTGATCGGACATACCGGATTGATGCAATTGCTGCTTCGGGATGTTGAACCACACCTTCAACAAGCCTTCCGTGGCTGTCTGACGCGACTGGATCGTCTTGAACTCCAGGAACTGCTCAAGGGACAACCCCAGCATGCTCACCTGCTGCAGTGGCTAGATCGGCGGGGATCACCTGTGGGAGTCATCAAGCAACTTCAGGACGTCTTCCCGGAAGCGCCAGTACTCAAACAACTGTCCAGGTTGGTGGCCCATCTCAGCCCTCTTGCTGAAGAAACTGGTGTAGGCCTTCAACTCGATCCAACATTTCAACCGACCTATGAGTTGTATGACGGCGTCGTATTCCAGCTTGTCTGTCGGGGCGTTTCATCACCCGTTGTCGTTGCCCGTGGAGGAAGGTACGACACTGTTGTTCAGCGGCTTGGAGCACAAGGGAAAGATGCCACGGGCCTTGGATTCAGTTTTTGTGTGGATGATCTCAGAGATCTCCCTGGAGCATTCTCAATTCAGGCAGGAAAGCCGGAGAGAATTCTTTTGTGTTATGCACAGAATCAATCAATGGAGAAAGCTCTGCAAGTACAAGCCGAATGGCATCGCAAAGGCCTGAGCTGCCAAGTCGACCATCACCCATGCTTGACCAGAGTTGAAGCAGAAGCGCGCGTTGAAAGGGCAGGATGCAACTCATTGGAATGGATCGGCGACTAA
- the dnaK gene encoding molecular chaperone DnaK: MGRIVGIDLGTTNSVVAVLEAGRPVVIANAEGTRTTPSVVGYTKDSELLVGQPARRQLVLNPRNTFSNLKRFVGRSWDELDDGSLTVPYTVRANSQGNVRVACPQTEREYAAEELVASILRKLVDDASTYLGEEVESAVITVPAYFNDAQRQATRDAGRLAGLTVERILNEPTAAALAYGFDRSAVRRALVFDLGGGTFDVSLLRIANGVFDVKATNGDTQLGGNDFDQRIVDWLAQSFLQQHNLDLRRDRQALQRLTEAAEKAKQELSGVSTTPVSLPFIATGPDGPLHIETILDRETFEGLCPDLLDRLMLPVQAALRDSGWSAEEIDDVVLVGGSTRMPMVQQLVRTLVPNDPCQSVNPDEVVAIGAAVQAGIITGDLRDLLLNDVTPLSLGLETIGGLMKVLIPRNTPIPVRQSDVFSTSESNQSSVEIHVWQGERQMAADNKSLGRFRLSGIPPAPRGVPQIQVAFDIDANGILQVNATDRTTGRKQSVTIQGGSTLSEDEIQALLAEAEARADEDRRRRATIERRNSALTLVAQAERRLRDAALEFGPYGAERQQRAVEMAMRDVQDLLEQEDLQELELAVSGLQEALFGLNRRLTAERRTESGPFQGLKSTLGTLKDELFADDDWDDDPWSTPQDRYGYDSRPRSGRRGLDPWDDDNFR; this comes from the coding sequence ATGGGACGGATCGTCGGAATCGACCTGGGTACGACCAACTCCGTTGTGGCTGTCCTAGAGGCAGGTCGCCCCGTGGTGATCGCTAACGCCGAAGGTACGAGAACCACTCCCTCCGTTGTTGGTTACACCAAGGACAGCGAACTGTTGGTTGGCCAGCCTGCCCGTCGGCAGCTGGTGCTGAATCCACGCAACACCTTTTCCAACCTCAAACGCTTTGTTGGCCGAAGCTGGGACGAACTCGACGACGGCTCCCTCACGGTCCCTTACACCGTGAGGGCCAACAGCCAGGGCAATGTGCGTGTGGCTTGCCCACAAACCGAACGGGAATACGCCGCTGAGGAGCTTGTTGCCAGCATTCTGCGCAAGCTTGTGGACGATGCCTCCACCTACTTGGGTGAAGAGGTGGAATCAGCCGTGATCACTGTTCCTGCCTATTTCAATGATGCGCAACGTCAGGCCACACGCGACGCCGGGCGTTTGGCCGGGTTAACGGTTGAACGGATCCTGAACGAACCGACTGCAGCCGCTCTGGCCTACGGATTCGACCGTAGTGCTGTGCGCCGTGCCCTGGTGTTCGATCTTGGTGGAGGCACCTTCGATGTGTCCTTGCTGAGGATCGCCAACGGTGTCTTTGACGTGAAAGCCACCAATGGTGATACCCAGCTTGGTGGTAACGACTTTGATCAACGCATTGTCGATTGGCTGGCGCAGTCGTTTCTCCAACAACACAACCTCGATCTCCGGCGTGATCGCCAAGCCCTGCAGCGACTGACGGAAGCCGCTGAAAAGGCCAAACAAGAGCTATCAGGTGTCAGCACGACGCCCGTGTCCCTCCCTTTCATCGCCACGGGACCTGACGGTCCGCTGCATATCGAAACCATTCTCGATCGGGAAACGTTCGAGGGGTTGTGTCCTGACCTCCTCGATCGCCTGATGTTGCCTGTGCAGGCGGCCCTCAGAGATTCTGGCTGGAGCGCGGAAGAGATCGACGATGTGGTCCTGGTTGGAGGAAGCACGCGCATGCCGATGGTGCAGCAACTGGTGAGAACGCTTGTCCCAAACGATCCATGCCAATCGGTTAATCCTGATGAGGTTGTGGCCATTGGGGCTGCGGTTCAGGCCGGAATCATTACGGGAGACCTCAGAGATCTTCTGCTCAATGACGTGACCCCTCTATCCCTCGGCCTGGAAACCATCGGCGGGCTGATGAAAGTCCTGATTCCGAGGAATACGCCGATTCCCGTGCGCCAGTCCGATGTGTTCAGCACCTCCGAATCCAATCAGTCATCCGTTGAGATTCACGTGTGGCAGGGGGAACGCCAGATGGCGGCAGACAACAAATCCCTCGGGCGTTTCCGACTCTCCGGTATCCCTCCAGCCCCCAGGGGTGTTCCTCAGATCCAGGTGGCTTTTGACATTGATGCCAACGGCATTCTTCAGGTGAACGCAACTGATCGAACGACCGGACGAAAACAATCGGTGACCATCCAGGGTGGTTCAACCCTCAGTGAAGATGAAATCCAAGCTCTACTAGCCGAGGCCGAGGCCCGAGCCGATGAAGACCGCCGCCGCCGCGCCACCATCGAGCGCCGTAATTCGGCATTGACCCTGGTGGCTCAGGCGGAACGGCGGCTGAGGGATGCGGCACTCGAATTTGGCCCCTACGGAGCAGAACGCCAGCAAAGAGCAGTTGAAATGGCCATGCGTGACGTGCAGGATTTACTCGAGCAAGAGGATCTCCAGGAACTGGAACTGGCAGTGAGCGGATTACAGGAAGCGCTGTTCGGGCTGAATCGTCGGCTCACGGCAGAGCGCCGCACGGAATCGGGCCCATTCCAGGGGTTGAAAAGCACGCTTGGAACCCTGAAAGACGAGTTGTTCGCTGACGATGACTGGGATGATGATCCCTGGTCAACGCCCCAGGACCGCTACGGCTACGACTCTCGTCCGCGGAGTGGACGAAGAGGCCTTGACCCCTGGGACGATGACAACTTCCGCTGA
- the pstC gene encoding phosphate ABC transporter permease subunit PstC, whose translation MSESKELYLLRRRPPSEKLVDVSFRYLAVTLASMVAVVLFSILIVVFWESLESMGRYGWKFLVTSNWNPVDDEYGAFTAIYGTIVTSLLSLLIAVPLGVGTAVFITENIIPRRIRNVIGVMVELLAAIPSVVLGLWAIFVMEPFIRPFLEFLYTTLNWLPIFSSPPIGPGTAPAILILVVMILPIITSISRDSLNQVPDKLRQAAYGVGTTRWGAVLNVSLPAAISGIVGGVMLALGRAMGETMAVTMIIGNSNNFSPSLLAPGNTIAAMLANQFGEADGSQVSSLMYAAFILMILSLAVNVCAQWLVKRLSLKY comes from the coding sequence ATGTCCGAGTCCAAGGAGTTGTATCTCCTGAGACGCCGTCCACCATCTGAAAAGTTGGTGGATGTCAGTTTCAGGTATCTCGCAGTGACCCTGGCGTCGATGGTGGCTGTGGTCTTGTTCTCCATCCTCATCGTCGTCTTCTGGGAGTCGCTCGAGTCGATGGGTCGTTACGGCTGGAAATTTTTGGTCACGTCCAACTGGAATCCCGTCGATGACGAGTACGGAGCATTCACAGCCATCTACGGAACGATCGTTACGTCATTGCTGTCGTTGCTCATTGCCGTCCCCCTCGGCGTGGGAACGGCTGTTTTCATTACTGAAAACATCATCCCTCGGCGGATCCGCAACGTGATCGGCGTGATGGTGGAGCTGCTGGCTGCCATCCCCTCAGTAGTACTCGGTCTTTGGGCCATTTTTGTGATGGAGCCTTTCATCAGGCCCTTCCTCGAGTTTCTCTACACAACTTTGAACTGGTTGCCAATTTTCTCATCTCCACCCATTGGACCAGGCACAGCGCCAGCAATCTTGATTCTCGTGGTGATGATCCTTCCGATCATCACGTCTATTTCAAGGGACTCATTGAATCAGGTTCCCGACAAACTTCGCCAAGCTGCCTATGGCGTCGGCACCACACGCTGGGGAGCGGTTCTCAATGTGTCATTACCAGCTGCAATTTCTGGAATTGTTGGTGGTGTGATGCTCGCTTTGGGAAGGGCCATGGGTGAAACGATGGCCGTTACGATGATCATCGGAAATTCAAACAACTTCAGCCCCTCACTACTTGCTCCTGGAAACACCATCGCCGCAATGCTCGCGAATCAATTTGGAGAAGCCGATGGCAGTCAGGTTTCGTCACTGATGTATGCAGCATTTATTTTGATGATCCTCAGCCTGGCAGTGAATGTTTGCGCCCAGTGGCTGGTTAAGCGCTTAAGCCTTAAGTACTGA
- the htpG gene encoding molecular chaperone HtpG, with product MAVAEENGQIQIHTENIFPIIKKAVYSGHEVFLRELVSNGVDAISKRRMASIAGDCSEGDEGVIQIRIDRSNKTLTISDNGIGMTADEVKRYINQVAFSSAEDFLEKYKQDSEAIIGHFGLGFYSSFMVAERVEISTRSARPESLPVHWNCDGSPSYSLTEGNRDQPGTDIILHLLEDELEYLEPSRIKTLINTYCDFMAVPVQLEGETINKMNAPWRSSARELQDQDYIDLYHYLYPFQGDPLLWVHLNTDYPYSLQGILFFPKQTGRADWEKGEIKLYCNQVFVSDSIKEVVPRYLIPLRGVLDSPDIPLNVSRSALQTDRRVRSIGQFVSKKVADKLRDLKKDNPNQYAEAWDALAPFVKIGAMEDDKFSEQVSDLILFQTTAKKEENEDLLEGNGRTYTTISSYRTRQTSESQNRILYCTDEIAQAGALSLWKSQGSEVLFAETVLDSQFIPWLESKENELTFQRVDSELDSSLQDDQPEISDQEGETKSESLRTLIKKALNNDKVTVQVQSLKGGADAPAALILLPEQMRRMNDIGALMEQRLPGLPDYHVLLVNRQHPLVEALLNLESGSVVIADGATSPSHQLAVDLAQHLYDLARLAVNGLEPAELGQFQSRATLLMSSLLRRGA from the coding sequence ATGGCAGTGGCAGAAGAAAACGGACAAATTCAAATTCATACTGAAAATATTTTCCCAATTATCAAGAAAGCAGTTTATTCAGGCCACGAGGTCTTTTTGAGAGAGCTCGTCAGCAATGGTGTTGACGCCATCAGCAAAAGACGCATGGCTTCGATAGCAGGAGACTGCTCAGAGGGAGACGAAGGAGTTATTCAGATCAGAATTGACCGCTCAAATAAGACCCTCACAATCAGTGATAACGGCATCGGTATGACTGCCGACGAAGTTAAACGTTATATCAATCAGGTTGCTTTTTCAAGCGCAGAAGATTTCCTTGAAAAATACAAACAAGACAGCGAAGCAATCATCGGCCACTTTGGTTTGGGCTTTTACTCAAGCTTCATGGTTGCTGAAAGGGTTGAAATCTCAACACGATCTGCTCGCCCTGAGAGCCTTCCAGTGCATTGGAACTGCGATGGATCACCGAGTTACTCACTGACAGAAGGGAATCGCGATCAACCAGGAACAGACATTATTCTGCATCTTCTTGAGGACGAACTCGAGTACCTAGAGCCGTCACGGATTAAAACACTTATCAATACATACTGCGATTTCATGGCAGTCCCTGTTCAATTAGAGGGTGAAACAATCAATAAAATGAATGCACCTTGGCGGAGCAGTGCCAGAGAGTTACAAGATCAGGATTATATTGACCTTTATCATTATCTTTATCCTTTTCAGGGTGATCCTTTGCTATGGGTTCATCTCAACACCGATTACCCCTACAGCCTGCAGGGAATTTTATTTTTTCCGAAACAAACCGGTAGAGCTGACTGGGAGAAAGGAGAAATCAAGCTCTATTGCAACCAGGTTTTTGTAAGCGACTCAATTAAAGAAGTTGTACCTCGCTATCTTATACCTCTCCGGGGTGTCCTCGACTCACCTGACATTCCATTGAACGTAAGCCGGAGTGCCCTTCAAACGGATCGAAGAGTGCGCTCGATCGGGCAATTTGTTTCAAAAAAGGTAGCCGATAAACTTCGCGATCTCAAAAAGGATAATCCTAATCAGTATGCAGAGGCTTGGGATGCGCTAGCTCCCTTCGTGAAGATCGGGGCGATGGAAGACGACAAATTCTCGGAGCAAGTTTCTGATTTGATACTTTTTCAGACAACAGCAAAAAAAGAGGAGAATGAAGATCTATTAGAGGGTAATGGTCGTACATATACAACAATATCGTCCTACAGAACACGGCAGACAAGTGAAAGTCAAAATCGCATTCTCTACTGTACAGATGAAATTGCTCAAGCTGGAGCACTCTCTCTCTGGAAAAGTCAAGGTTCTGAAGTCCTATTCGCCGAAACTGTTTTGGACAGTCAATTCATTCCATGGCTGGAATCAAAAGAAAACGAACTGACTTTTCAACGTGTTGATTCCGAGCTTGATTCGAGTCTCCAGGATGATCAACCTGAGATAAGCGACCAGGAAGGAGAAACCAAAAGTGAATCACTCAGAACATTGATCAAGAAAGCGTTGAACAACGACAAGGTCACCGTTCAAGTGCAGTCGCTAAAGGGAGGAGCAGATGCGCCCGCTGCCTTGATACTGCTTCCAGAACAAATGCGACGAATGAACGACATCGGAGCCCTAATGGAACAAAGACTGCCCGGTCTTCCTGATTACCACGTTTTACTGGTGAACCGACAGCACCCATTAGTCGAAGCTCTGCTCAATCTTGAATCGGGTTCGGTAGTGATCGCCGATGGAGCCACATCGCCCAGTCACCAACTCGCTGTGGACCTGGCTCAACACCTCTACGATCTGGCACGTCTGGCCGTTAATGGATTAGAACCAGCCGAACTAGGTCAATTTCAGTCCCGAGCGACTTTGCTGATGTCGAGCCTCCTGCGACGGGGGGCGTAG
- the pstB gene encoding phosphate ABC transporter ATP-binding protein PstB gives MTVSTSSPQSISENTCISIQNATISYGSYEAVKNVYCDIPRGKVTAFIGPSGCGKSTVLRALNRMNDLIEGCSLRGRVLFDGADLYDPTVDPVEVRRRIGMVFQQPNPFPKTIYENIAFGARINGFTGDMDELVERSLRQAAVWDECKDKLNESGYSLSGGQQQRLCIARTIAIQPEVILMDEPCSALDPISTLKIEETMHELKKSFTIVIVTHNMQQAVRVSDMTAFYNAEAVEGGSGKVGYLVEFNETEKIFNAPSQQATQDYVSGRFG, from the coding sequence ATGACTGTCTCCACCTCATCCCCTCAGTCAATTTCCGAGAACACCTGCATCTCGATTCAAAACGCCACCATCAGTTACGGCAGTTACGAGGCCGTCAAGAACGTCTATTGCGATATCCCACGCGGAAAAGTCACAGCCTTCATTGGGCCATCAGGTTGCGGAAAATCAACCGTTCTGCGTGCTCTCAACCGCATGAATGACCTCATTGAAGGTTGTTCGTTGCGGGGACGTGTGCTGTTTGACGGCGCAGATCTTTACGACCCAACGGTTGATCCTGTTGAAGTCAGGCGCAGGATCGGCATGGTGTTTCAGCAACCGAACCCTTTCCCGAAGACGATTTATGAAAACATCGCCTTCGGAGCACGAATCAATGGTTTCACAGGCGATATGGATGAGCTTGTGGAACGCTCCCTTCGCCAAGCCGCCGTTTGGGATGAATGCAAAGACAAGCTCAACGAAAGCGGCTACTCACTGTCCGGTGGTCAACAGCAGCGTCTCTGCATCGCCCGCACGATTGCGATCCAACCCGAAGTCATCTTGATGGATGAACCCTGCTCGGCCCTCGATCCGATCTCCACTTTGAAGATCGAAGAAACAATGCATGAACTCAAAAAGAGCTTCACGATTGTGATTGTGACCCACAACATGCAACAGGCTGTTCGGGTGAGTGACATGACCGCCTTTTATAACGCTGAAGCCGTTGAGGGGGGATCCGGAAAGGTTGGCTATCTCGTTGAATTCAACGAGACTGAAAAAATCTTCAACGCACCGTCTCAACAGGCCACCCAGGACTACGTCTCTGGTCGGTTCGGTTGA
- a CDS encoding 2Fe-2S iron-sulfur cluster-binding protein — protein sequence MKPSHRITIHWRQQGRVISHDVLDGEYILQSFERQGDPLPFSCRNGCCTSCAVRVLSGELDQREAMGLSRELRAKGYGLLCVARAVGPLEAETQDEDEVYELQFGRHFGSGVVTRGLPLDEE from the coding sequence TTGAAGCCAAGTCATCGCATCACCATTCACTGGCGCCAGCAGGGTCGTGTCATCAGCCATGACGTGTTGGACGGCGAGTACATCCTGCAAAGCTTTGAACGACAGGGAGATCCGCTGCCGTTTTCCTGTCGCAACGGGTGTTGCACATCGTGCGCGGTCAGGGTGTTGAGCGGTGAACTCGATCAGCGAGAAGCCATGGGCTTGTCTCGAGAACTGCGCGCCAAGGGTTATGGACTCCTCTGTGTGGCGCGTGCCGTAGGTCCATTGGAGGCTGAAACCCAAGATGAGGATGAGGTGTATGAACTTCAGTTCGGACGACACTTCGGCAGCGGCGTCGTCACCCGTGGCCTTCCGTTGGATGAGGAGTGA
- a CDS encoding inositol monophosphatase family protein, translating to MPERFDCCAVAADAGLSHERMRALSAVAIQAAEQGGRKLMEHFGKLTSIREKGRSGDLVTTADHAAEAEVLSVLSRLSPDIAVLAEESGASDTVADLCWCVDPLDGTTNFAHSYPLFATSVGLVWRDQPVLGAISVPFLKELYWCCPGDGSFLNGQKISVSECSSLEESLLVTGFAYDRREVLDNNYAEFAWMTHRTRGVRRGGAAAVDLAFVAAGRLDGYWERGLAPWDLAAGAALVQLAGGWVDDYRGEGFELGSGRILATGTQLHQPLKRELARVSPIPPCLYGGNLDVGS from the coding sequence ATGCCTGAACGTTTTGATTGTTGTGCCGTTGCTGCCGATGCTGGGTTGTCCCATGAGCGAATGAGAGCTCTGTCGGCAGTGGCGATTCAAGCCGCCGAACAGGGAGGCCGAAAGTTGATGGAGCACTTCGGGAAGCTGACGTCGATTCGCGAGAAAGGCCGATCAGGTGACCTGGTGACTACGGCTGATCATGCAGCTGAAGCTGAGGTTCTGAGCGTCTTGTCCCGCCTATCACCAGACATTGCCGTCCTCGCTGAGGAGTCTGGCGCCAGTGACACTGTGGCCGATCTCTGCTGGTGCGTGGATCCACTCGATGGAACAACGAACTTTGCTCACAGCTACCCATTGTTCGCAACGTCAGTCGGACTTGTCTGGCGCGACCAACCAGTTCTGGGTGCCATCTCAGTGCCTTTTCTCAAAGAGCTGTACTGGTGCTGCCCTGGTGATGGTTCATTCCTAAACGGTCAGAAAATATCTGTGTCGGAGTGCTCCTCTCTCGAGGAGAGTCTTCTCGTCACGGGATTTGCCTATGACCGCCGTGAGGTACTCGACAACAACTATGCCGAATTTGCGTGGATGACTCACCGCACACGGGGAGTGCGCCGCGGCGGTGCCGCTGCAGTGGACCTTGCGTTTGTGGCTGCAGGTCGGCTTGATGGGTACTGGGAACGGGGCTTGGCACCTTGGGATCTGGCCGCTGGTGCAGCACTCGTTCAATTGGCGGGTGGATGGGTTGACGATTACCGCGGAGAGGGCTTCGAGCTTGGATCTGGAAGGATTCTGGCAACTGGCACTCAGCTCCATCAGCCTCTGAAACGCGAACTCGCAAGGGTGTCTCCGATTCCTCCCTGTCTCTATGGGGGGAACCTGGACGTGGGATCCTGA
- the murQ gene encoding N-acetylmuramic acid 6-phosphate etherase, translating into MIEPSADRGHLLTEQTNPSSESLDLLPTDALISLFVEEDRRPQMAVQGAISALTEAVDAIAERLKVGGRLFYLGAGTSGRLGVLDAAECPPTFCSPPDLVQGVLAGGPAALLRSSEGLEDLESAGASDLKSRDFTGNDCLVGIAAGGTTPYVKGGLHYARELGALSIAMACVPSDQVPMPCDIDIRLLTGPELLTGSTRLKAGTATKMALNILSTGVMVRLGKVYGNRMVDVAASNSKLVDRSMRILRDLLGLDRDASQALLGSAGGSVKRALVMGSCNLDTAAADALLNDHGSDLRQALLSRGVSLPQEAVTLPQ; encoded by the coding sequence GTGATCGAGCCGTCTGCTGATCGAGGCCATCTGCTGACCGAGCAGACCAATCCGTCCAGTGAAAGCCTGGATCTGCTCCCCACCGATGCGCTCATCAGTCTCTTCGTTGAGGAAGACCGACGCCCCCAGATGGCCGTGCAAGGTGCCATCAGCGCTTTGACTGAGGCTGTGGATGCCATCGCGGAGCGCCTGAAAGTTGGCGGCCGCTTGTTTTATCTGGGTGCCGGTACATCCGGACGACTCGGTGTGTTGGATGCAGCCGAATGCCCGCCGACGTTCTGCAGCCCGCCTGATCTGGTTCAAGGTGTTCTGGCGGGGGGGCCTGCGGCACTGTTGCGCAGCTCCGAAGGGCTGGAAGATCTTGAATCGGCAGGAGCGTCTGATCTGAAGAGTCGGGACTTCACGGGGAATGACTGCCTGGTTGGCATTGCCGCAGGCGGGACGACGCCCTATGTGAAAGGTGGATTGCACTATGCCCGCGAGCTTGGCGCGCTCTCTATCGCCATGGCCTGTGTTCCATCTGATCAGGTTCCTATGCCATGCGATATCGACATTCGTCTTTTGACAGGGCCTGAACTTCTGACGGGCTCCACCCGATTGAAAGCAGGGACAGCCACCAAGATGGCGCTGAACATCCTGTCCACTGGCGTGATGGTCAGGCTGGGAAAGGTGTACGGCAATCGGATGGTGGACGTCGCAGCGAGCAACAGCAAGCTTGTGGACCGCTCCATGCGCATTCTTCGTGATCTTCTTGGGCTGGACCGCGATGCGTCCCAGGCACTGCTCGGTTCAGCTGGAGGTTCCGTGAAGCGAGCCCTTGTGATGGGCAGCTGCAATCTGGATACTGCCGCAGCTGATGCCCTGCTCAACGACCATGGATCTGACCTCCGGCAAGCACTGCTGAGCCGAGGAGTCAGCCTTCCTCAGGAGGCTGTCACGCTTCCCCAATAA
- a CDS encoding DUF3110 domain-containing protein has protein sequence MLVHVLLFDAGQDSEGIHSLELSGHTVVLMFENSDDAERYAGLLEAQDFPTPSVEALDREEVELFCREAGYEARLVSAGFVPQSEEDRLMLAPPSANRDVSNWQDDDPSSTQTQADPDSSDLDAVRRRLEGLL, from the coding sequence ATGTTGGTTCACGTTCTCCTGTTCGACGCAGGTCAGGACAGCGAAGGCATTCACTCCCTGGAGCTTTCAGGTCACACCGTGGTGCTCATGTTCGAAAACAGCGACGATGCTGAGCGTTACGCGGGACTTCTCGAAGCGCAAGATTTCCCCACTCCCAGTGTTGAAGCCCTTGATCGAGAGGAGGTTGAGTTGTTCTGCCGTGAAGCTGGTTATGAGGCTCGCCTGGTCTCAGCGGGTTTTGTTCCCCAATCCGAGGAGGATCGCTTGATGCTCGCGCCTCCCTCCGCCAATCGGGATGTGAGCAACTGGCAGGACGATGATCCAAGCAGCACCCAGACTCAGGCAGATCCAGACAGTTCTGATCTCGATGCGGTGCGTCGGCGTCTTGAGGGACTGCTGTGA
- a CDS encoding DnaJ C-terminal domain-containing protein: MTTSADTDYWSLLGLTPDADQEALKRAFRREARRWHPDLNGNDLQAEERFKLVNEAYAVLSNPERKTEWIRLRQGQGEGADPFSTGFPDFEDYLDVVFGSGRHRSSSPGIDDPVDPDPRFEHDNHHWPEPSPQPSPPIRSHDDLETVVELSPDQALHGTLVELELGDGTLVEVKTPPQAGDGWRLRLEGVAPGGRDHFLQLRVITEEGLRIDGLRVHYRLELLPPDAALGCAVNVPTLMGSVTLQVPPASSSGRLLRLRGRGLELGTQRGDQLVEIVIVIPSSLEDDERALYQRLQEISLERSGVT; the protein is encoded by the coding sequence ATGACAACTTCCGCTGACACCGATTACTGGTCTCTTTTAGGTCTGACTCCGGATGCGGATCAGGAGGCGTTGAAGCGTGCTTTCCGACGAGAAGCACGCCGCTGGCATCCCGACCTCAACGGCAATGACCTTCAGGCAGAAGAGCGTTTCAAGCTCGTCAATGAGGCCTACGCGGTCCTCAGCAATCCTGAACGGAAAACGGAATGGATCCGTTTGCGTCAGGGACAGGGCGAGGGTGCCGATCCCTTCAGCACAGGATTCCCCGATTTCGAGGATTATCTCGATGTGGTGTTTGGTTCGGGGCGCCATCGAAGTTCAAGCCCTGGAATCGACGATCCCGTGGATCCAGACCCTCGATTCGAACATGACAACCACCACTGGCCTGAACCCTCCCCACAACCGTCACCACCGATTCGATCCCACGATGATCTCGAGACTGTGGTTGAACTCTCTCCTGACCAAGCCCTTCATGGAACCCTGGTGGAGCTTGAACTAGGTGACGGAACCCTTGTGGAAGTGAAGACGCCACCCCAGGCAGGTGATGGATGGCGTTTGCGACTAGAAGGCGTAGCGCCCGGCGGCAGGGATCACTTTCTGCAATTGCGTGTGATCACCGAGGAGGGGTTACGGATTGATGGACTCCGGGTGCACTACCGACTGGAACTTCTCCCTCCTGATGCTGCGCTTGGTTGCGCCGTCAACGTGCCCACCCTGATGGGTTCTGTGACACTTCAGGTTCCCCCTGCATCGTCCAGTGGACGCTTGCTGAGGCTGCGAGGGAGAGGTCTTGAACTCGGAACCCAGAGGGGCGATCAACTTGTTGAGATCGTGATCGTGATCCCCTCATCACTGGAGGACGATGAGCGCGCTCTTTACCAGCGGTTGCAGGAGATCAGTCTCGAACGCTCTGGAGTGACCTGA
- a CDS encoding ferredoxin family protein, whose translation MAHTIVTDICEGVADCVDACPVACIQPGKGKNKKGTDFYWIDFETCIDCGICLQVCPVDGAILAEERQELQKIK comes from the coding sequence ATGGCACACACCATCGTCACAGACATCTGCGAAGGAGTAGCGGATTGCGTTGATGCATGTCCTGTCGCATGCATCCAACCAGGCAAAGGCAAGAATAAGAAAGGGACTGATTTCTATTGGATTGACTTTGAAACTTGTATTGACTGTGGAATCTGCCTTCAAGTTTGCCCCGTTGATGGAGCAATTCTGGCGGAAGAGAGACAAGAACTTCAAAAAATCAAATAG